In Frondihabitans sp. PAMC 28766, the following proteins share a genomic window:
- the istA gene encoding IS21 family transposase, producing the protein MITLEDWALIRRLVADGVPQRQVAKDLGIGRATVARAVTSTSPPKYERPPQETSFSPFEARVRSLLTEHPQMPATVIAERVGWSGSITWFRDNIRGLRPEQARVDPADRLVWEPGDAAQCDLWFPPKKIPLEDGTSKLLPVLVITPAHSRFVLGRMIPTRHTEDLLLGSWELLQQLGRVPRRLIWDNEAGIGRGPRRAAGVAEFMGMLASRLVLLKPRDPESKGIVERRNGWFETSFMPGRTFVSPADFNMQFTDWLNLANSRIVRTVKTRPVDRLDADRAAMLPLPPVALQVGWRNRVRLGRDYYVRVDSNDYSVDPTVIGRLVDVTADLDQVRVRLEGRVITQHARVWARGATITDPAHVATAKILREQFQQPRAVVPDEDLSRDLADYDRAFGLTGTGAIS; encoded by the coding sequence GTGATTACTTTGGAAGATTGGGCCTTGATCAGGAGGCTTGTCGCGGACGGTGTCCCGCAGCGGCAAGTCGCTAAAGATTTGGGGATCGGGCGGGCGACGGTCGCGAGGGCTGTGACGTCGACGAGTCCGCCGAAATATGAGCGGCCGCCGCAGGAGACGTCGTTCTCGCCCTTCGAGGCGCGGGTGCGGTCCTTGTTGACCGAGCACCCGCAGATGCCCGCCACGGTGATCGCGGAACGCGTCGGCTGGTCGGGATCGATTACCTGGTTCCGTGACAACATCCGGGGCCTGCGCCCTGAGCAGGCCCGCGTGGACCCGGCGGATCGTTTGGTCTGGGAGCCAGGAGACGCCGCGCAATGCGACCTCTGGTTCCCACCGAAGAAGATCCCCCTCGAGGACGGGACCTCGAAACTGTTGCCGGTGCTGGTGATCACGCCCGCGCATTCACGGTTCGTCCTGGGCCGGATGATCCCGACGAGACACACGGAAGATCTTCTGTTGGGGTCGTGGGAATTGCTTCAGCAGTTGGGTCGGGTCCCGAGGCGGCTGATTTGGGACAACGAGGCCGGTATCGGTCGGGGACCGCGCCGCGCGGCCGGGGTGGCGGAATTCATGGGGATGCTGGCGTCGAGGCTGGTGCTGCTGAAACCACGGGATCCGGAATCGAAGGGGATCGTGGAGCGCCGCAATGGCTGGTTCGAGACGTCGTTCATGCCAGGCCGCACGTTCGTGTCGCCGGCAGACTTCAACATGCAGTTCACCGACTGGCTGAACCTTGCGAACTCGAGGATCGTGAGGACCGTGAAAACGCGGCCGGTGGATCGTCTGGACGCGGACCGGGCCGCGATGCTGCCCCTGCCGCCCGTCGCGTTGCAGGTGGGCTGGAGAAACAGGGTCCGTCTCGGGCGGGACTATTACGTCCGAGTGGACTCCAACGATTACTCCGTCGACCCGACAGTGATCGGTCGCCTCGTGGATGTCACCGCGGACCTGGACCAGGTCCGAGTCCGGCTCGAAGGCCGGGTGATCACCCAGCACGCCCGGGTCTGGGCTCGCGGCGCCACGATCACCGACCCCGCCCACGTCGCCACGGCAAAGATCCTGCGGGAGCAGTTCCAACAGCCTCGTGCGGTCGTCCCGGACGAGGACCTGTCTCGAGACCTGGCCGACTACG